Within the Maribacter sp. BPC-D8 genome, the region CCATTTAACTACTAAAGAACAGCTATAGTATCTAATGAGTAACAATTTTCAGGCGTTTAAATTAAAGAATTTATCTAAGACTGATATTCTATTTTCTCGGTTTTAAAGAAAATGGCGAACAATATAAATACAGCCAACGCAAAACCAGCCGGATACATCCAAATGGTTTCCCAAATGTGTTTACCGTCATCTAATAAATAAGCCGTTGATATTTTTCCAGCGACCCAAAACCCTATTAACATACCCACACCATAGGTTGCTAAAGTTATAAGTCCTTGTGCTGAACTTTTGAATTTCTCACCAGCTTTACTATCTGTATATATTTGCCCTGAGACAAAGAAAAAATCATAACATATACCATGCAGTGCTATACCGATGATGAGCATAAACCCAAGTTCGTTGACATCACCAAATGCAAATAGTAAATAACGCACTACCCAAGCTAACATAGCCAAAAGAATAGTTTTCTTGAATCCGAATTTGGTAAAGAAATAAGGCAGTAATAACATAAAGGCAATCTCAGAAATTTGACCTAATGTCATTTTACCGGTCGGGTTATCCATGCCGATTTCTACTAGAAACGGATTCGCATTTTGGTAGTAAAATGCCAGCGGAATACATATTAAAACTGACGAGATAAAGAAGATTAGAAAATTCTTGTCCTTGAATAAACTCAAAGAATCCAAACCTAAAATTTCTTTCAATCCTAGTTTTTCTGAACTAGCTGCTTTAGGTGGTGTTTTAGGTAATGTAAAGCTGAAAAATCCTAATATTAAAGATGCTATCGCAGTCATTAAAAAAGTGTTTTTCAATAAACCCTGCCCTATATTTTCACCTTGGTCCCAGCTAAAAACGTAGCTAATTGAAAGACCAGCAATTATCCATCCTGCAGTTCCGAATACTCTAACCATAGAAAACTCCTTGGCAGGATTTTTCATTTGATTAAAA harbors:
- a CDS encoding nucleoside permease; protein product: MKNKVRAQLCFMMFLEFFIWGAWFVTLGTFLGNNLKATDGEIALAFSTQSWGAIIAPFVIGIIADRYFNAEKILGILHLLGAVLMYFMYQSSAFDSFYILVLVYMILYMPTLALVNSVSFNQMKNPAKEFSMVRVFGTAGWIIAGLSISYVFSWDQGENIGQGLLKNTFLMTAIASLILGFFSFTLPKTPPKAASSEKLGLKEILGLDSLSLFKDKNFLIFFISSVLICIPLAFYYQNANPFLVEIGMDNPTGKMTLGQISEIAFMLLLPYFFTKFGFKKTILLAMLAWVVRYLLFAFGDVNELGFMLIIGIALHGICYDFFFVSGQIYTDSKAGEKFKSSAQGLITLATYGVGMLIGFWVAGKISTAYLLDDGKHIWETIWMYPAGFALAVFILFAIFFKTEKIEYQS